The window GTCGTCGAGCAGCTTTCTGGACTCTTCGTGTCAGCTTGGCATTCAGCTCTTCCTCTGTGTAGGTTTTCTAGtagaacaacaaataaaaacacgtGTCAAGAGAATTCTCACCCACATGCTCCTTATATGTGTACTTGGCTCCGTGGGGGCCCTGGCCCTTCAGAACAAAAACCTACCAGGAGAGGAGTGGGAAACTGATTTGATCTTCTATAAAGGTGAGGGACAACATGGACTAGCACAATGTACTCTATCTTGGAATATGATCTAAATCTTCACCACACATCTACAGGCTTCTCTGGGCCTTTAACATAAATCATTGTAGTATACAATGTGACATATACATCCACTCCACTGCAGCTTTCACGGCCATAAACCTTCTTACATTATTGTATACATCATGAAATCCTCTATAATAATAGGCGATACATTAGGAGAAAAAGCAGGGAtgtccccccctccccaacGACTGACTTTTGAGGACACAAAAAGCTGGCGTAAatcaagaggaaaagagaataGCACTGAAGGAAAATGTGTCAAGGTTTCTCCAGTAGCCAGCCTGGAGTAAAAAACTGTGCCGCAGTGACAGAGAGGCAGGTTAATATCAACAGCCCTTGATGTGAAGAGATGCAGAGGTATCATTGTGACCAGAAAGGAGAGCGCTACTGAAAAAAGTCATGTTTGAACAGAATGGATATCCAGCagcgagtgagtgagtgagtgggcgCTGCGGGCCAAATGTCGCATGCATCCACAGAGGACGGTTAGTTTGAGGCCAGACGCACACAACAGGGTGTTATGACAGTAAACCGGCACATGCGCACAGGGggctggggggtgggggtgggggtggggaggaGTGATGGGGGGGAGGGGTTATCGATGGGAATGTATGTAATACTACCTTTGTGGCGTACGATCTCTTGAACGCCAGTGCGTGAGGGACATAAACAGACTTGGgggaagacaaaacaaaaaagggaggAAACAAACATGATACAGATGATATGATTAAATGGGTTAATGATTATGTTAAATTGgtcaaaataatgaaaacattaaaaaaaaaaaaaagaaataataatctAGCTGAATGGTTGGAACAATCAAAACAGGCAATGTTAATATCCCACACCGAAAACAAATATCTGACAGGGTGCAGTGACATTTTATACATCTATATTAATAATCAGAAATTAttagtcaaacaaaacaattataaatGACATTGTAAGATAGCAGATTTTAAGAACAAGGATTTTAGATACTTGCCTTTCTACAAAGAGGTAAGACAAGTCGCTTATACCACAAACTAATGTCTACAATGATCTCTATCAGAATATATCGTACACTCACAGATCTGGACAACTATAAAACACCACAACGGTCACTGGAGACAAGTCTACACAACTCCTGTGTACTCTCGTTGAATTACATACGGCCTGGTAGGCATGACACGGCTTTAACCTCCCGTGACTGTAGCTGTATAAACCCTGAAGATATTCATGGCCGTGTCAGAATTCAGTCAGATCAATATTCATGAAGAAAAAGTGTCAACTTATTCTTCATgtataaaagacagaaaaacaaaatgggaGCGTGtcagagtttttaaaatgtgtttacaatgGTTAATGAATGCATGCCTCTGGCCCTGAACTCAACTGTATCTATCTAaaccaacagaaacacacacacacagaatgagcAGCAGTAGAGACAATCATTTTGAATTTCAACCataaacataatgaatgcaAATGGATTCAAATAAAAGAACTCATATTATAGAAAATGCGGGTTTTATGTGCTGAATATCTGCATAATCCTAATACGATTCATGCCACCAACATATTTAATCTTGTGTATGTGCAAATTCAGAGATTTTGCAATGTTGCGAACAgatcatcattaacatgtgCATCTAACGTGTAAGATTGTGGTGCTGAggattttgaaaaatgtgttttttagcatGAATTGGTTTCATGAGCTCATGCAACCAATTTGCTGTAATTACCATTAAAATATCATCTGCACAAATACCACTCAAAGCTACCTAAATATtcacaaaattatgtttatttgaaaTTCAAAATTATCTAACCCCCTGCTACAAAATACCTCCTTcttgtctttctccttttcttgaTCAACCTCTTTCTCCCGTTctctttctttatgtctctctttcaccctctttctttcctttaacTCCCTCCTTCTCTGCTTTTCCAGTTTCTCCTCCTTTATTGCCTCCTTCTGCATGCCTGATACTAGGTCAAAGATGTCCATATGTCTCTGGGAGTGGAAGAAattatttcaaagtgttttttaaaagaagcaaaaaaagaaatggatgCAATGGATGTGATGATGACACGTCCACAAAATTAACTGTCTGGAAAGCTCTAAATAGGCGTACCGTACTTACTTGTGCATTAGGCATTTTAAGTACGCTGTACAACAGATAATTCATTATGTTCTGCTTCATTAAGACAGCAATGTGAACCTTTCCAATGCCGCCCACTTGACTATCTTTGATGCTCACTTCCAGTTTTCACACTGGAAAAGCATGAAGGCTGATTATGATGAAATTGCCAACGACAATCTATTTTGAAGAGCACTTTTAGAATCATGCTTCATTTTATGCTTTATGCCTAGGTTAAATAGTTATTCAGGAGCTATAGGAGTTTCAAAAGATGGCGAGTCAAATCATCATCTAGATGGATGATTCAAACTCAAATCTCctgtcaaaaatgtgttcagtCAATTCGGTTTAAATACCTTTTGTCAAAAATGTGATGTCTCTACTTGCATCTGTTGTTACTCACATCTGCCTTTGACTTCTGGGAGGATCTCTCCAGAATGTCGTCACATGACAGGTCTGAATCCTCGGAAAAGCTCAAGTTTCTGCGTGATTTCAAGTCTGTAACATAAAACAAGCAAAGGGATTAGTTTGCAGACCATTTTGCAGAAAGTGAAGCATAATACCATGTtcgaaaaacacatttcaatcacCTGATGACTTTCCAAGAGGTGATGTTCTCTTCTTCCCAGAGTCCTGCGTGGTGGAGCTGGAGGATGGCGTGCTTGGACATGATTTGTcatccttcttctttttgtccttCTTGTAGCCTGAGAAGACAGCCTTCCACAGTGACTTGTGTTTGGGCGGTGTCTCATCTGTGCCAGAGAGCTTGCTGCTGTCATTCTTggcttttttctccttcttatTTTTGCGAGGTGAGAAGAGGGAGCTTCGTTTCTTGCTCTTAGTCGAGGAGGAGCCGTCAGATGAAGCCACAGAGCTGTCCAGACTCTTGTTGCTGCTGAAGAAACGCTCGGGTAGAACCTCTGCCTTCTTTGACTCCAGAGCTTTCACAGCTGATGTCTTCGGAGATCCGGCTGACTTTTTCGTTTTTCCAGCAACATCTGGGGTTACACTCCAGGCCACTTTAGGTGAGGCACCCTTGTCTATATCagattctttcattttatttagctGCTTGGCCATGGCATCCTTCAGAGCCTGGCTCTTGATGGACTTTTCTCTGGCCCTGATTCTCTCCTCAGCGATCTCTTTGGCCTCTTGAGAGAACTGAGTCGCCCTCTGGGTCTTAGGGGTCGGGTTGACAGGAATATTGGGTTTACCGTTCTCCATTGCTAAGGCCAGATGCAGAGGAGGTCTCTCCCTGCTGGGCTTGCTGGTGGGTGGAGTGTAGAACTTGTTCATGCTCGTTTCAGGCGTCCGCTCATCGTACGTCTCCTCCACGTCATCAGCAAACGGAATCTCCTCCACCGTCTCCACAAACGACTTCCTCGCCTCCTCCGGCCGCGGCttcttcttttccctcatgacaACCACAGGAGTTGTTTCTATATCTGGTTGTGGTGACGAGACTTTCCTGGGTGCAGGCTTGGGCACAGACACGGGGCTCAGCTGCGTCCTCGGTGCAGGAACCGGAGTCTTAATTTTTGCTGGCTCTTTGGCACGCTCACACGGAGGTTTATCTGTTCCGTTGCTCCAGGACACCTGGTGTCTCTGCTGCCTGAGCACGGCTGGAGACTGATTAGCAGGCACAGGTGGCGGTGGACTGGAGGGTGGGGTGAGCATGGTGGAGTCAGACGTGTTATAGCTGTCACTGTTTGCCGTCTGGCTCGTGGCCATGCTCCCATTCAACCCCAAGCCAGAGCTGCTGCTGAGGTCCCTCTTATCAGAGCCATTACTCTTGAGCTCGGGAGGAGCAATGGGAGTAATGACCTGACCCTCAAGAGTGATGTTGAGTCTACGAATGACAGCGCGGCCAGTAAATGCAGGCTTCTGCTCCTCAGAAACATCCGGAGGTTGAGTCTTGGCAGGGGTGGATTCCTGTGTTGGAGCCTTATCAACACTTTTCTCTAAGATTTTACTGCTGCGGTCCAGAGGAGTGAGACCGAGGCTCTTTCTGATCTCGGCACTCTTTAACCAAAATTCCTCAATGATATCAGTCTTTTTAGATGGAGTTTCATCTGTTGAGGAGTCTTCAGACTTTGAGGATTCAGATGCGGCCTTCTCTGTTTTGGCCATGGGTGTGGAAGTGACAGCGGGGACAGGTTGAGTTCTGACAGGCGAATCAGAGGTGAGGGGTGATGAGGGTTCACGGCAGGTTAAAGGCTGGGCACAGATTGGGGAGAGGGGGTTGCCTGTGAGAGGGCAAATTGAGCGATGAGGGTAGACTGGAGATTTAGGTGTGCATGTCTCTGGTAAGGGGGTGGGCTGGGAGCAGATTGGGGAGTCAACTGGTGACTTGACAGGGGATCTGACAGGTGACTCGATGGCTGGCTTGACTGGAGAGATGATGGGTGATTCGGCGGGTGACCTGGGGGGAGATGaggcaggagcagcagcaagagTGGGAGAAGGGACAGAAGAAGGATTGTGGACAGGAGCAGGTGAAGGGCACACTGGGCTCTTGGCGACTGGAGACGGAGTTGTTCGCTCAAGTGTCATTTCCTCAGGAATGAAAGGTTCTGGGAAAAAGCGAGTGCCCGGAGACTTCACCAGGCAGGGAGGAGATATCGGAGTTATCTgagggaaaaaacagaagatCAGGATTtagtcaaaatgaacattgCATACCCTCAACTTGATAACCATGAAGTTATCTCACCTGTGTTTCAGGTTGGGGAGATGGTTTAAGTGGGGAAAGGACAACATCCTCTTCTTTCTGCACCCGGCTGGTGCTGGATGGTTCtgaatgaacaaacaacaaaaatgttttttagtaatgtaaaaaaaatatatctgagTGATCCATTTGAAGATGATTAGTGACATGTACCAATACTTGAAGCCATTCCCAGACTTTCAGATTTTTTGTCTTCCTCAGGAGGCGCTTCAGTGAGCCCTGGCTGGTGCAAACGAGCCTCAGCTTCTGCATCTGAGGGGATGTCATCTGGAATTGAAACATAGcattataaaatactgtaccGTTACACAGCTTTACAACTGTAATTATCTCCAAACTTTTATTGTAATGGAGCATAGCTCTATGTAAACAAAAAACTGTTATTTGGAATTGATGGTTTTATTATCATCTGTATTATTTTGGCTGCCTACCCTGATCCATCTCTGTACCAGGCTCCATATCTGGACTGTCTGCTTCCGCTTCCAGGTCGTCATCCTCGCAGGGTTCTGGCGTGACAAAGAAATGGCAAGAAATTATCTAACTGAGTAACACATTCTCTCTTCAGTCAATAACATAGTGAGAACTTTTTCCAACTTCCTAATAACCTAACCTTAACTGAAATTTTCTCACAAATTCTAGTTGCTAGCttacttttcaaaaaaaaaagcaccggAGTTCAAAGATTTCTTAATGAAAAAATCTATCAAGACCAATTTAAAAGAGTGGAGCGCAGTTATAGAAAGAAATTTAAGgttaaaaaaggatgaaaaggCTTCAAAaccaaaatccttttttttttgtaaggaCAGCTTTAAGGAAGGTTTTTCTGGCAAGGAAACCATTAGTTCTGCatacaaatgaaataatatgCAGTAGGTCTGTTAATAAATATGAACAAAGGATGGGTACAGAGTAGCATTTGTGGACAGATACATGCAGCTATTCATTTTAGGATTATCAAGCAAAAGCAGAACCGATCCTCAAGTAAACAAAATTTTGTGGGAGAGACTATTGTTCCAACAAAACTGACACAGGGAAATAACCCACATAGTTAATACATGCAATTTGGAAATAATAGCATAACCATTACTATAATTTCTGCTAAATGCACTGAATATGCCTTTGTTCAGGTGGGTGCACAAGCACGTACCGAAAGAATATCCACTTCTAATGGGTCGGAGCACAAGGAGATCATATTAAGCTTTTAACCCAGAACACAAGTGCTGCCCATAAACCCAAATGTATATGTAGAACTCTCATTTGATTCATTCAAGCTTTTAAACAGTTGATCAAGTACCTCAACAGCATCATTCTCTGAACTTTGTGCTAGTATAAGTGCCAGTAAGGGGTTAGTCCTAAAATATACCAACAGTAACAGCTTCCAAGTGCAATACTTCACACATTACCCATCAGGGCAAGAAACACCATGATGTTAAGTGTTTTCAAGCCTTGATAGCTTATCTGTCTCTGGAATATGTTACATTACAGGACAATACACCAAGCaagtaaagagaaaatacattgtTTGGAAGTTGAAAGGGTAGGATGAGAGGTTGGGTTGTGAAAGGTGAAATACAGGTGTTGATCTGACCCCAAGAGAGCAGAACTCTCGAGAGTGACAGCCTTACAGCATGCATGCTTGTGAGTCTACCGGTCTTTGCATGTGTTCGTGCATGCTCCAGGAAAAGGCCAGCCAACAGACAGATAGAATATGAGTCTAAGACGGGATGTTGTGAGATCCCTTTTTTAAGTCTGTGCTACCTCCAGACATTGACTCCAACCAGACTCGCACAGCCTCGTGTCGGGCGGATGTGTGGGCAGGGGCTACATTCAAACCAGAAGATACAGAACAACGAGGGATAGATGGCAGGGGAAATAACAGTAAAGTAATTAGACACATGGGAAAGAACATAGCAGAACACAAAAGAACAAAGcaggacaaaaaaatcaaaagaattGACAAGGGGGGGGTTATATGGTGCACTGGGATGCGTTTGAAGAACTTAATGTTCACCCCAGAGGACCAACAGCGACtgtaaacaacaaattaaaagatTGAATACAAAATTAGACATTCCGAGAAAAAAAGCAATGtgacaaaaatgtacaaaatcagAGATGATTATACACAACAGGTGGGTTAGTTGGGGGAGGTGGCTCCTCCTGTCCCAGACGCAGACATAcaaacagaacagcagcagccacaCTGGTGCAATGAGACACTCTGATCCTTAACCCCGTGACGGCCTACAGCCTGGGACTCGCCAAGCAAAGCCTTCCCAGAGTTCAGCTCCTCAGGGTGGGTTACCTGTGGAGGAGGGCTGCGTGAGCTCAGAGGGTTGGGAGAGTTGGGAGCCTGAGGCTGGCTGGCCATCCTTGTCTGTCTCAGAGTCCAGGTGTGTTCTCACCAACCCTGGAATGGCCTGGGGATCCACAGGCTGCAGGACTTGCTGAATCTGTAGGTTCCTGGCTAAATgagggtgtcagcgtatgatgcagcgttgtgtttttttggggtgTGGTGAAGTTGTGTGAaccaagagagcagagagagagagataaagaggaagTAGGATAGTTGTGCAGGGAAGGTAGAGAAACacacaagaggaagaagagagaagggaAAAGACAGGACAAATATGAAGGAgagaaggcagagagacagTTAGAATATAGTGGCAATGAAAAATCATCAGAGAGGAGTAGAGGGAGGCTGCATGCACtagactgcaaaaaaaaaaatcaaaccaaaagaGTGAGCTTCAAagatataaagataaaaaaaataaaaatccatttcTTCAACAGAAAAAGTCTGCCGATCAATACCAAACCATACTGCAGCACCTAGGGGGGAAACAAAAAATCTCTGGTATCTATCAGATTAGTATTTCAAAGCcatacacaaaaacagatgTGTTAAACAGCAGGTTAAAAATGGGATTCATAATTCTAAGAAAGGCACCACTATGAACACAAAACTGCAACCgacaaaccaaaaaacaaaaagataccAAAAATAGAAAGCCACGCTAATTGGAGAAATCCTTGAAAAAAGAAACCCAAACCAGCAAGGATTATATATATCACGCTCAAAACACATCCACAGGCAGTTCTGCTGCTACCTTTAAATGTACCAACATCCTCTTCATCTGTTAGGTACTTCTCTAGCCAAAGGCCTGACTGGAGCTCCCTGTCCCAGGGGCAGTAATCCCCCTCTGCCAGCAGGGGGAGACAGAGGcccaacaaaaaaatatatacatacacatacacgcatacacgcacccacacaaacacagttcaCATGGGGAGGAAGAAATGAAGAGGAGAaggtggagaaggagggaagaagcAACAATGTTTGAGACAGACACTACACGTGGAACAGAATTCAATAAAAAGTAGGTGGAGTTCTGCATTGTGTCAGACAGGgtgtaaacatacaaaaacatacacaaaaggAAACGGACTACTTTTCCAGTCTTCACAGGAAGCACTCTGTAAATCGCACCAAGagtgtaaaaaacaaaatttaccATCGCtcgactcctcctcctcctcctcctcatcctcctcctcctcgtcctcttcctcctcttcttcctcctcctctacttcTCCGTCCCTGCTGACCGCGTCGGCCACAGCCTCGCCCTCTGCTTCGTCGCCCCTCAGTTTGGCGTGGAGCTCTACCGCCTCCTTCCAGGGAACACCGCCGAGGTCTGAGGGGCTGAGAGGTTGCTGCTCCTGCTCCGCCTCCGCCTCCTCCTGATCCTGATCCTCCtgctcgtcctcctcctccatgtctGACTCTGAGCTACTGTTGGAAAACAGAAGAGGAGTCCAAGATGTGTTAGATTAAGTGGGAGGGAACACAAGTGTTTGCAAACGACAGGCCATGTCACTGACAGAATTCACATCGACTCTAACTTCCTCTAACATTTTCTGTAGGTGCTGAATTTGAATATCTACATGTTCTCCTGCAAGCTTTTGACATCCAGTGTTGAAGAATCAACAGAATGTTAaaccacaaaagaaaaaacagaacaactaacaaaataaaaaaagaacagcacaagaaactgatttaaaaaaggaTCAATTCCAATAATCCACATCATGGTTTCAGCACACTACAAatactaaaaatgtttttcaatcCTGACAAAGAGCGTATGCTGTTGTTCTGCTCTTACCTGGAACCCAGGTCAGCATCTGTGGCCTTGTCCAGCACGCTGCTGAGGTTGTGTTCCGCCAGCGTCTCCTCCGgcacctcctccagctcctcctccctctgcatCGACAGGCGGTAGTTCTCCAGCTCGATGCGCTCAGGAGTTCCCCGCAGTCGTTTAGCTAGGCTCGGCTCCTGCAGCCCGTTGACCTCCGGCGCTGTGGTTGACGGTGGAGCGCGAGGTGGGGACCCCCCAGGTGAAACGACGACATCAGACCGGGATGGAGGTAAGGAAGCAGAGCACCGAAGTTGGAGGGAAAGAGAGCACAGAAAATACAACTGAGAATCAGGTAGATgcacagcagagaggagaggagcagagaggaacATAACCCTCTGCAGGACTGGCTGAGGGCATAGGCGTGATTAGGCTTCTAACTATATTTGGCTCTGTGTAAGTAAACTGAACTATAACATGCCTACTGTGTATAAAAAGTACTATTATGGATACAAATTAATTCTGACAATGTCTGTGTGTCAGCATCAGTCTAATAGCATCAAATCCATCACACATCCAACAGTAAAACTAGAGTATTTCCACAGATTTTTTGtacaattatattattattattcccatTTTAATCCCACTATACAAAAGCAAACTTGTATTTTAAAGGACAAACTGACAAGAACACACCGATTTAAGCTCTATAACTGAATTTATTGCATTAGATTATATTCCTACAGCAAATAGtatcaacaaacacaaataagtTTAACACTCTAAGACAGTTTTATTATTCTACAGTTATAGGTACAAGGTTGGTGCCTTGCCTTTTTCCCATCCTGAGAAGCAAAtcttaaaactgtatttttctttctgaaaattGTCTTTCAGGGTTTTGGGGAATGTGAGTGGAATGGATCAAAATAGTAATTTACTCATTATACTAcatctgtcatctctccactcaCTTTAAGCGGaaataaaattgccccccatgACCGATGACCCCCATGTAAATCCCACTAAAAAAAGGATATGTGTGACAGTGAATGTGTGATATTTGATACtgtagcttttttttgtttttagtagATGAGGAATTTGGTCAAACAGCTGCAATTgatcctttctctctccttaaCAAGGCAACATGCCTGAAAATGTAAGATAGCTAAAACTACCCAGTCCTTTCAAATTTTATGCTTCATCTTTCCACACAAATGAACCctgaaattaaaagtgaaaacgACTTATACTGCCATTTCCACAGAGAGCACTATATTGATACTTATCATTTACCATGTCATTAGTCATAAACGATAATGAATGAACGGCACACAGTAATAACTTAGTCAGATTTCTCctaaaattacttaaaataCTTGAGAAtatcagctgaaaatagtcattttgaataaataattaattttgaaCGCTGAATAAAGTCTGATATGATCAAGAAAATATGATGTAGGTTTTTCCACACCTGTAGAGATATTGTGACACACGTCACATTTATTTCTTATATCGCCTAGTACGGAATATAATTATCAAAGCTTGTCATAGAATTCATGTTAGATATGTTTAGTATTACTAGAGTATTTGTAATTAACTACTCTCATGTTATAATACTACACTTGCCACACAATGCAGCAGGCCTACACTTTACTTATTAAATCCTCATGtttacttttctctctgtctattcTGTTCACCTCTTTCTGGTCTTATTGAAAATATTGAACTATAATACGCAACGCAAATAATGCTGCAAAGatgcatacagtatactgaGCAAACACAAGTGGGTCTTAACAGCAGTCTGACTGGGGTGAGAGGTTGAGGGATGCAGGAGGACAGGGCAGCCAAGAAGGTCGGACAGAGgagtgggagaaaaaaaaaaaaatcacaggagAACCAATCACAGGCACTAATTCAAGCACTAGTAGAGCTCTCAGTTTTAAGCTGCTCTGATAGGAGGGGGAAAGGTAAAGctcacaaaaaacactgatacAGGCACTTTCATCACAGTATGGTGAGTTTCAGTGAGAGAGATACTGTAGGTGCAAAACAGCTTACAGATAGGAGAGAAACACATCACAAAGCAGGCTCTAAAAGAAACACATCACACAGGAGAGGAGGTAGAGCTTAAAGAGAGCAGTCACAGGCCACTAGAGGTTACAATCACAAAAGAATTAAGCTTGGCTCTTCATTAAAACAATGGCAGGCAAAAATCATGTTTAGGTAAATAATTCACTTA is drawn from Thunnus thynnus chromosome 5, fThuThy2.1, whole genome shotgun sequence and contains these coding sequences:
- the mical3a gene encoding protein-methionine sulfoxide oxidase mical3a isoform X27, translated to MGDGGAGATGGDRVNRSHVLFDNFVQASTCKGTLKAFQELCDHLEVKPTEYRVFYHKLKSKLNYWKAKALWAKLDKRASHKEYKKGRACVNSKCLIIGAGPCGLRTAIELAFLGAKVVLLEKRDAFSRNNVLHLWPFTIQDLRGLGAKKFYGKFCAGAIDHISIRQLQLMLLKVALLLGIEIHVNVEFKGLIEPPEDQETERIGWRAEVHPKTHPVSELEFDVIIGADGRRNTLPGFRRKEFRGKLAIAITANFINRNTTAEAKVEEISGVAFIFNQKFFQDLREATGIDLENIVYYKDDTHYFVMTAKKQSLLEKGVILHDYADTEMLLSRANVDQVALLSYAREAADFSTNHQLPTLDFAINHYGQPDVAMFDFTCMYASENAAMVRQRNGHKLLVALVGDSLLEPFWPMGTGIARGFLAAMDSGWMVKSWAQGKTPLEVLAERESIYRLLPQTTPENVSKNFSHYSVDPTTRYPNISLNFLKPSQVRHLVDTGESREMRIEIENVINSSTPKLARNESIARSSKLLNWCQRQTEGYRNVNVRDLTMSWKSGLALCALIHRYRPDLIDFDSLDERDQEKNNQLSFDVAEREFGISPCMTGKEMSSVVEPDKLSMVMYLSQFYEMFKDTVPPGDNHNLSPEEKAALISSTKSPISFLSKLGQSIAISRKRNPKDKKEKDVDGLGKRRKTSQSEDEEVSKTGRDDRPSVPPVLSERKMDSAAAGNNNKVKVMATQLLAKFEENAPAQHTGLKRQGSLRKEFPVNIGGSDVCFFCRKRVYVMERLSAEGKFFHRSCFKCDYCGTTLRLSSYAFDVEDGKFYCKPHYCYRLSGYAQRKRPAPSPAPITAKENQAPQTPVATVDAPGRAMAVAAPSAELQPSAPEVNGLQEPSLAKRLRGTPERIELENYRLSMQREEELEEVPEETLAEHNLSSVLDKATDADLGSSSSESDMEEEDEQEDQDQEEAEAEQEQQPLSPSDLGGVPWKEAVELHAKLRGDEAEGEAVADAVSRDGEVEEEEEEEEEDEEEEDEEEEEEESSDARNLQIQQVLQPVDPQAIPGLVRTHLDSETDKDGQPASGSQLSQPSELTQPSSTAPAHTSARHEAVRVWLESMSGEPCEDDDLEAEADSPDMEPGTEMDQDDIPSDAEAEARLHQPGLTEAPPEEDKKSESLGMASSIEPSSTSRVQKEEDVVLSPLKPSPQPETQITPISPPCLVKSPGTRFFPEPFIPEEMTLERTTPSPVAKSPVCPSPAPVHNPSSVPSPTLAAAPASSPPRSPAESPIISPVKPAIESPVRSPVKSPVDSPICSQPTPLPETCTPKSPVYPHRSICPLTGNPLSPICAQPLTCREPSSPLTSDSPVRTQPVPAVTSTPMAKTEKAASESSKSEDSSTDETPSKKTDIIEEFWLKSAEIRKSLGLTPLDRSSKILEKSVDKAPTQESTPAKTQPPDVSEEQKPAFTGRAVIRRLNITLEGQVITPIAPPELKSNGSDKRDLSSSSGLGLNGSMATSQTANSDSYNTSDSTMLTPPSSPPPPVPANQSPAVLRQQRHQVSWSNGTDKPPCERAKEPAKIKTPVPAPRTQLSPVSVPKPAPRKVSSPQPDIETTPVVVMREKKKPRPEEARKSFVETVEEIPFADDVEETYDERTPETSMNKFYTPPTSKPSRERPPLHLALAMENGKPNIPVNPTPKTQRATQFSQEAKEIAEERIRAREKSIKSQALKDAMAKQLNKMKESDIDKGASPKVAWSVTPDVAGKTKKSAGSPKTSAVKALESKKAEVLPERFFSSNKSLDSSVASSDGSSSTKSKKRSSLFSPRKNKKEKKAKNDSSKLSGTDETPPKHKSLWKAVFSGYKKDKKKKDDKSCPSTPSSSSTTQDSGKKRTSPLGKSSDLKSRRNLSFSEDSDLSCDDILERSSQKSKADRHMDIFDLVSGMQKEAIKEEKLEKQRRRELKERKRVKERHKEREREKEVDQEKEKDKKESVYVPHALAFKRSYATKKTYTEEELNAKLTRRVQKAARRQAKQEELKRLHRAQIIQRQLEQVEEKQRQLEERGVAVEKALRGEADYWGDSNYSEILDLHLGVEPFVGMPRRRPLSLCPCCSPEGNVTSPPRLTVVAGYHGNRMGKKDDPKLMQEWFKLVQEKNALVRYESELMIFARELELEDRQSRLQQELRERMAVEDHLKTEKELAQEKQILNEMLEVVEQRDALVALLEEQRLREKEEDKDLEAVMLSKGFNLNWA